A portion of the Manihot esculenta cultivar AM560-2 chromosome 2, M.esculenta_v8, whole genome shotgun sequence genome contains these proteins:
- the LOC110609428 gene encoding protein COBRA isoform X3: MRMLYQFSFLLLFLFSSTSFTPTEAYDALDPNGNITIKWDIMSWTPDGYVAVVSIFNFQQYRHIQAPGWTLGWTWAKKEVIWSMVGGQTTEQGDCSKFKGNVPHCCKKRPTVVDLLPGTPYNQQIANCCKGGVISSLVQDPSKAVSAFQLSVGAAGTTNKTVRLPKNFTLKAPGPGYTCSAAKIVKPSKFFTSDKRRVTQALMTWNVTCTYSQFLAQKTPTCCVSLSSFYNDTIVPCPKCACGCQGNNISSGDCVE; encoded by the exons ATGAGAATGCTTTATCAATTTTCCTTTCTGCTGCTTTTTCTGTTTTCTTCCACCTCCTTCACTCCAACAG AGGCCTATGATGCTCTTGACCCAAATGGGAATATCACAATCAAATGGGATATTATGAGCTGGACGCCTGATGGCTATGTT GCTGTTGTTTCAATCTTCAACTTCCAGCAATATCGTCACATTCAAGCACcaggatggacattaggatggaCATGGGCAAAGAAGGAGGTAATATGGAGCATGGTGGGAGGTCAAACAACAGAGCAGGGTGACTGTTCAAAATTCAAAGGAAACGTTCCACATTGCTGTAAGAAAAGACCAACAGTAGTGGATTTATTGCCAGGAACTCCTTACAACCAGCAGATTGCAAATTGCTGCAAAGGGGGTGTAATCAGCTCATTGGTGCAAGATCCATCCAAAGCAGTAAGTGCATTCCAGCTTAGTGTAGGTGCAGCTGGAACAACCAACAAGACAGTCAGGTTGCCTAAAAACTTCACTCTCAAGGCTCCGGGACCTGGTTATACGTGCAGCGCAGCAAAAATTGTCAAACCTAGTAAATTTTTTACAAGTGATAAAAGGAGAGTTACTCAAGCTTTGA TGACATGGAACGTTACATGCACATATTCGCAATTCCTGGCTCAAAAGACCCCTACTTGCTGTGTTTCACTCTCATCTTTCTACAATGATACGATAGTGCCCTGCCCAAAATGTGCCTGTGGCTGCCAAGGCAACAATATTTCATCAGGAGATTGTGTAGA ATGA
- the LOC110609430 gene encoding PI-PLC X domain-containing protein At5g67130 isoform X1, whose translation MDLSKYLLFITALVLLSVASACSHGKCGMLEKCSSDQDCDAGLYCFYCVEGFLSYKCVRSSATDQFKLLNDSLPFNKYAFLTTHNAYAIDGYPSHTGVPRFTVTNQEDTVTQQLNNGVRALMLDTYDFRGDVWLCHSFNGHCYDYTAFGPAIDTLKEIEAFLSANPSEIVTIILEDYVQAFKGLTKVFTNAGLMKYWFPVRNMPKNGQDWPLVKDMVKNNHRLLVFTSIKSKEESEGIAYQWNYMVENQYGDGGMHAGSCPNRAESPSLNDKSKSLGLVNYFRTIPMKELTCIDNSKDLLDMLHTCYGAAGNRWANFVAVNYYKRSQGGGSFQAVDTLNGKLLCGCDDIHACVIVFAAWVKFISSLLRPR comes from the exons ATGGATCTTTCTAAGTACTTGCTTTTTATCACAGCTTTGGTGCTGCTCAGTGTCGCTTCAGCTTGCTCCCATGGAAAGTGCGGG ATGTTGGAGAAATGCTCGTCGGACCAAGATTGCGACGCCGGACTCTATTGTTTCTACTGCGTGGAAGGGTTTTTAAGCTATAAATGTGTGAGGTCGTCCGCTACAGACCAATTCAAGCTTCTG AATGATTCTCTGCCTTTTAACAAGTACGCATTTTTGACAACACATAATGCCTATGCTATTGATGGATATCCATCCCACACTGGAGTCCCTCGATTCACTGTTACCAATCAGGAAGATACTGTCACTCAACAGCTAAAT aatgGAGTTCGTGCCTTGATGCTCGACACCTATGATTTTCGTGGAGACGTATGGCTGTGCCATTCATTTAACGGACACTGTTATGACTACACTGCATTT GGTCCTGCTATTGACACCCTGAAGGAAATTGAAGCTTTTTTATCAGCAAACCCATCAGAAATTGTGACAATAATCTTAGAAGATTATGTTCAAGCCTTTAAAGGATTGACAAAGGTGTTCACCAATGCTGGATTGATGAAATATTGGTTTCCAGTGCGGAACATGCCTAAAAATGGACAGGATTGGCCTCTAGTCAAGGACATGGTAAAAAATAACCACAGGCTACTCGTTTTCACTTCAATTAAATCCAAAGAAGAAAGTGAAGGAATTGCTTATCAGTGGAATTACATGGTTGAAAATCAGT ATGGGGATGGTGGTATGCATGCAGGAAGTTGTCCTAATAGAGCAGAGTCACCTTCCCTCAACGATAAGAGTAAATCATTGGGGTTGGTAAATTACTTCAGGACTATCCCCATGAAGGAACTCACATGCATAGATAACTCCAAGGATCTTTTAGACATGCTTCATACTTGTTATGGTGCTGCTGGCAATAGATGGGCTAACTTTGTTGCTGTCAATTATTACAAA aGGAGTCAAGGAGGTGGATCATTCCAAGCTGTGGACACACTCAATGGAAAGCTTTTGTGTGGATGTGATGATATCCATGCATGTGTG ATTGTTTTTGCAGCCTGGGTCAAGTTTATCAGCAGCCTGCTCCGCCCAAGATAA
- the LOC110609430 gene encoding PI-PLC X domain-containing protein At5g67130 isoform X3 has translation MDLSKYLLFITALVLLSVASACSHGKCGMLEKCSSDQDCDAGLYCFYCVEGFLSYKCVRSSATDQFKLLNDSLPFNKYAFLTTHNAYAIDGYPSHTGVPRFTVTNQEDTVTQQLNGPAIDTLKEIEAFLSANPSEIVTIILEDYVQAFKGLTKVFTNAGLMKYWFPVRNMPKNGQDWPLVKDMVKNNHRLLVFTSIKSKEESEGIAYQWNYMVENQYGDGGMHAGSCPNRAESPSLNDKSKSLGLVNYFRTIPMKELTCIDNSKDLLDMLHTCYGAAGNRWANFVAVNYYKRSQGGGSFQAVDTLNGKLLCGCDDIHACVIVFAAWVKFISSLLRPR, from the exons ATGGATCTTTCTAAGTACTTGCTTTTTATCACAGCTTTGGTGCTGCTCAGTGTCGCTTCAGCTTGCTCCCATGGAAAGTGCGGG ATGTTGGAGAAATGCTCGTCGGACCAAGATTGCGACGCCGGACTCTATTGTTTCTACTGCGTGGAAGGGTTTTTAAGCTATAAATGTGTGAGGTCGTCCGCTACAGACCAATTCAAGCTTCTG AATGATTCTCTGCCTTTTAACAAGTACGCATTTTTGACAACACATAATGCCTATGCTATTGATGGATATCCATCCCACACTGGAGTCCCTCGATTCACTGTTACCAATCAGGAAGATACTGTCACTCAACAGCTAAAT GGTCCTGCTATTGACACCCTGAAGGAAATTGAAGCTTTTTTATCAGCAAACCCATCAGAAATTGTGACAATAATCTTAGAAGATTATGTTCAAGCCTTTAAAGGATTGACAAAGGTGTTCACCAATGCTGGATTGATGAAATATTGGTTTCCAGTGCGGAACATGCCTAAAAATGGACAGGATTGGCCTCTAGTCAAGGACATGGTAAAAAATAACCACAGGCTACTCGTTTTCACTTCAATTAAATCCAAAGAAGAAAGTGAAGGAATTGCTTATCAGTGGAATTACATGGTTGAAAATCAGT ATGGGGATGGTGGTATGCATGCAGGAAGTTGTCCTAATAGAGCAGAGTCACCTTCCCTCAACGATAAGAGTAAATCATTGGGGTTGGTAAATTACTTCAGGACTATCCCCATGAAGGAACTCACATGCATAGATAACTCCAAGGATCTTTTAGACATGCTTCATACTTGTTATGGTGCTGCTGGCAATAGATGGGCTAACTTTGTTGCTGTCAATTATTACAAA aGGAGTCAAGGAGGTGGATCATTCCAAGCTGTGGACACACTCAATGGAAAGCTTTTGTGTGGATGTGATGATATCCATGCATGTGTG ATTGTTTTTGCAGCCTGGGTCAAGTTTATCAGCAGCCTGCTCCGCCCAAGATAA
- the LOC110609429 gene encoding COBRA-like protein 4, which produces MTFFVTSAFFFLVLFSCAAAYDPLDPTGNITIRWDIMAWTADGYTATVTLNNFQTFRHIMNPGWTIGWAWKKKEIIWSVIGAQATEQGDCSKFKGNIPHCCKRNPAVVDLMPNAPYNQQFANCCKGGVLSAWGQDSAASVSQFQITVGLAGTSNKTVKLPKNFTLLGPGPGYTCGPAKLVPSTKFLTPDGRRRTQALMTWNVTCTYSQFLARKYPSCCVSFSSFYNQEITPCPTCACGCQNNNTCVNRDSNILKVVEANISKRENTSLLQCTHHMCPIRVHWHVKVNYKEYWRVKLAIVNFNYRMNYSLWSLVIQHPNLNNVTQVFSFNYQPLIPYESINDTGLFYGTKYYNDVLMQAGPLGNVQSEVLLQKDLNTFTFKQGWAFPRKVYFNGDECMLPPPDTYPFLPNSGHGFPVSFFSLISTLFSLFYVFIW; this is translated from the exons ATGACATTCTTCGTCACCTCAGCCTTCTTCTTTCTGGTTCTTTTTTCCTGTGCAG CTGCATATGATCCCTTGGATCCGACTGGTAATATCACCATCAGATGGGACATCATGGCTTGGACTGCAGATGGCTACACG GCTACGGTGACGCTGAACAATTTCCAAACTTTCCGGCACATCATGAACCCTGGATGGACTATAGGCTGGGcatggaagaagaaagaaatcaTCTGGTCCGTGATTGGAGCTCAAGCTACTGAACAAGGCGACTGCTCCAAGTTCAAAGGGAACATTCCTCACTGCTGCAAGCGAAATCCTGCAGTTGTGGACTTGATGCCTAATGCTCCATATAACCAACAATTCGCCAATTGCTGCAAAGGTGGAGTGCTGTCAGCATGGGGCCAAGATTCTGCAGCTTCTGTCTCCCAGTTCCAGATTACTGTTGGCTTAGCGGGCACTTCAAATAAGACCGTTAAACTTCCCAAAAATTTCACCTTGCTCGGTCCAGGACCTGGATACACTTGTGGCCCTGCAAAGCTTGTGCCTTCCACCAAATTTCTCACTCCTGACGGACGTCGAAGAACTCAGGCCCTGA TGACATGGAACGTGACCTGCACATATTCACAATTCCTGGCTAGGAAATATCCAAGTTGTTGCGTCTCTTTCTCATCCTTCTACAATCAAGAAATCACTCCCTGCCCTACCTGTGCTTGTGGTTGCCAAAATAATAACACTTGTGTCAA TCGTGATTCCAACATTCTTAAAGTGGTGGAAGCAAACATTTCAAAAAGGGAAAACACCTCACTTCTGCAATGCACACACCATATGTGCCCAATTCGAGTTCACTGGCATGTGAAGGTCAATTATAAGGAGTACTGGCGTGTGAAGCTTGCAATAGTAAATTTCAACTACAGGATGAACTACTCGCTGTGGTCACTCGTGATCCAGCATCCGAATCTCAACAATGTAACCCAAGTCTTTAGCTTCAATTACCAGCCGCTCATTCCCTACGAGTCAATAA ATGACACAGGGTTGTTCTACGGCACGAAATATTACAATGATGTGTTAATGCAAGCAGGACCTTTAGGAAATGTTCAGTCAGAAGTGCTACTGCAGAAGGATTTGAACACCTTCACTTTCAAGCAGGGATGGGCATTTCCTCGGAAAGTCTACTTCAATGGCGATGAGTGCATGCTGCCTCCACCTGATACATACCCTTTTCTGCCAAATTCTGGCCATGGATTCCCGGTCTCATTCTTTTCATTAATTTCTACACTGTTTTCCTTGTTTTATGTCTTTATTTGGTAA
- the LOC110609431 gene encoding uncharacterized protein LOC110609431, translated as MGRWMRPEVYPLLGAMAFVTSLCTFQLTRNVFLNPEVRINKSHRLAGVLDNEEEGEKYAQHGLRKFLRTRRPEIMPAINRFFTDEDK; from the exons ATGGGGCGTTGGATGAGGCCAGAG GTCTACCCACTATTGGGTGCAATGGCATTTGTAACTAGCTTGTGTACCTTCCAGCTTACAAGAAACGTGTTCCTGAACCCAGAAGTCAG GATCAACAAATCTCACCGTCTTGCAGGAGTGCTGGATAatgaagaggaaggagagaaaTATGCTCAGCATGGTCTCCGGAAGTTCCTTCGGACTCGCCGGCCTGAGATTATGCCTGCCATCAACCGTTTCTTCACCGACgaagataaataa
- the LOC110609430 gene encoding PI-PLC X domain-containing protein At5g67130 isoform X2, translating into MDLSKYLLFITALVLLSVASACSHGKCGMLEKCSSDQDCDAGLYCFYCVEGFLSYKCVRSSATDQFKLLNDSLPFNKYAFLTTHNAYAIDGYPSHTGVPRFTVTNQEDTVTQQLNNGVRALMLDTYDFRGDVWLCHSFNGHCYDYTAFGPAIDTLKEIEAFLSANPSEIVTIILEDYVQAFKGLTKVFTNAGLMKYWFPVRNMPKNGQDWPLVKDMVKNNHRLLVFTSIKSKEESEGIAYQWNYMVENQYGDGGMHAGSCPNRAESPSLNDKSKSLGLVNYFRTIPMKELTCIDNSKDLLDMLHTCYGAAGNRWANFVAVNYYKRSQGGGSFQAVDTLNGKLLCGCDDIHACVPGSSLSAACSAQDKL; encoded by the exons ATGGATCTTTCTAAGTACTTGCTTTTTATCACAGCTTTGGTGCTGCTCAGTGTCGCTTCAGCTTGCTCCCATGGAAAGTGCGGG ATGTTGGAGAAATGCTCGTCGGACCAAGATTGCGACGCCGGACTCTATTGTTTCTACTGCGTGGAAGGGTTTTTAAGCTATAAATGTGTGAGGTCGTCCGCTACAGACCAATTCAAGCTTCTG AATGATTCTCTGCCTTTTAACAAGTACGCATTTTTGACAACACATAATGCCTATGCTATTGATGGATATCCATCCCACACTGGAGTCCCTCGATTCACTGTTACCAATCAGGAAGATACTGTCACTCAACAGCTAAAT aatgGAGTTCGTGCCTTGATGCTCGACACCTATGATTTTCGTGGAGACGTATGGCTGTGCCATTCATTTAACGGACACTGTTATGACTACACTGCATTT GGTCCTGCTATTGACACCCTGAAGGAAATTGAAGCTTTTTTATCAGCAAACCCATCAGAAATTGTGACAATAATCTTAGAAGATTATGTTCAAGCCTTTAAAGGATTGACAAAGGTGTTCACCAATGCTGGATTGATGAAATATTGGTTTCCAGTGCGGAACATGCCTAAAAATGGACAGGATTGGCCTCTAGTCAAGGACATGGTAAAAAATAACCACAGGCTACTCGTTTTCACTTCAATTAAATCCAAAGAAGAAAGTGAAGGAATTGCTTATCAGTGGAATTACATGGTTGAAAATCAGT ATGGGGATGGTGGTATGCATGCAGGAAGTTGTCCTAATAGAGCAGAGTCACCTTCCCTCAACGATAAGAGTAAATCATTGGGGTTGGTAAATTACTTCAGGACTATCCCCATGAAGGAACTCACATGCATAGATAACTCCAAGGATCTTTTAGACATGCTTCATACTTGTTATGGTGCTGCTGGCAATAGATGGGCTAACTTTGTTGCTGTCAATTATTACAAA aGGAGTCAAGGAGGTGGATCATTCCAAGCTGTGGACACACTCAATGGAAAGCTTTTGTGTGGATGTGATGATATCCATGCATGTGTG CCTGGGTCAAGTTTATCAGCAGCCTGCTCCGCCCAAGATAAATTGTAG
- the LOC110609428 gene encoding COBRA-like protein 1 isoform X2, which yields MSWTPDGYVAVVSIFNFQQYRHIQAPGWTLGWTWAKKEVIWSMVGGQTTEQGDCSKFKGNVPHCCKKRPTVVDLLPGTPYNQQIANCCKGGVISSLVQDPSKAVSAFQLSVGAAGTTNKTVRLPKNFTLKAPGPGYTCSAAKIVKPSKFFTSDKRRVTQALMTWNVTCTYSQFLAQKTPTCCVSLSSFYNDTIVPCPKCACGCQGNNISSGDCVDPNAPHLASVVSNSGKNSLAPLVQCTSHMCPVRIHWHVKLNYREYWRVKVTITNFNFNMNYSQWNLVVQHPNFNNLTRIFSFNYKGLTPYSVINDTAMLWGIQYYNDLLMQAGPAGNVQSELLFQKDKATFTFEKGWAFPRRIYFNGDNCVMPPPDAYPWLPNASSRKHVSALVLTVTLFSALAILHGYL from the exons ATGAGCTGGACGCCTGATGGCTATGTT GCTGTTGTTTCAATCTTCAACTTCCAGCAATATCGTCACATTCAAGCACcaggatggacattaggatggaCATGGGCAAAGAAGGAGGTAATATGGAGCATGGTGGGAGGTCAAACAACAGAGCAGGGTGACTGTTCAAAATTCAAAGGAAACGTTCCACATTGCTGTAAGAAAAGACCAACAGTAGTGGATTTATTGCCAGGAACTCCTTACAACCAGCAGATTGCAAATTGCTGCAAAGGGGGTGTAATCAGCTCATTGGTGCAAGATCCATCCAAAGCAGTAAGTGCATTCCAGCTTAGTGTAGGTGCAGCTGGAACAACCAACAAGACAGTCAGGTTGCCTAAAAACTTCACTCTCAAGGCTCCGGGACCTGGTTATACGTGCAGCGCAGCAAAAATTGTCAAACCTAGTAAATTTTTTACAAGTGATAAAAGGAGAGTTACTCAAGCTTTGA TGACATGGAACGTTACATGCACATATTCGCAATTCCTGGCTCAAAAGACCCCTACTTGCTGTGTTTCACTCTCATCTTTCTACAATGATACGATAGTGCCCTGCCCAAAATGTGCCTGTGGCTGCCAAGGCAACAATATTTCATCAGGAGATTGTGTAGA TCCAAATGCACCACATTTAGCTTCAGTTGTTTCCAACTCAGGGAAAAACAGTCTTGCACCTCTTGTCCAATGCACAAGTCATATGTGTCCAGTCAGGATTCATTGGCATGTTAAACTTAACTACAGAGAGTACTGGCGGGTTAAGGTCACAATtacaaatttcaatttcaatatgAACTATTCACAATGGAACCTGGTTGTCCAACACCCAAACTTTAACAATCTGACGCGGATTTTCAGCTTTAACTATAAGGGGTTGACTCCATATTCAGTTATAA ATGATACAGCCATGCTATGGGGAATTCAGTACTACAATGATTTGCTCATGCAAGCTGGCCCTGCTGGTAATGTTCAGTCAGAACTGCTTTTCCAAAAGGATAAGGCAACTTTTACATTTGAGAAGGGTTGGGCTTTCCCTAGAAGAATCTATTTCAATGGTGACAATTGCGTCATGCCACCTCCAGATGCTTATCCATGGTTGCCAAATGCCAGTTCCCGCAAGCATGTCTCAGCCCTTGTGCTAACAGTTACTCTGTTTTCTGCATTGGCAATCTTACATGGATATCTATAA
- the LOC110609428 gene encoding COBRA-like protein 1 isoform X1 — protein MRMLYQFSFLLLFLFSSTSFTPTEAYDALDPNGNITIKWDIMSWTPDGYVAVVSIFNFQQYRHIQAPGWTLGWTWAKKEVIWSMVGGQTTEQGDCSKFKGNVPHCCKKRPTVVDLLPGTPYNQQIANCCKGGVISSLVQDPSKAVSAFQLSVGAAGTTNKTVRLPKNFTLKAPGPGYTCSAAKIVKPSKFFTSDKRRVTQALMTWNVTCTYSQFLAQKTPTCCVSLSSFYNDTIVPCPKCACGCQGNNISSGDCVDPNAPHLASVVSNSGKNSLAPLVQCTSHMCPVRIHWHVKLNYREYWRVKVTITNFNFNMNYSQWNLVVQHPNFNNLTRIFSFNYKGLTPYSVINDTAMLWGIQYYNDLLMQAGPAGNVQSELLFQKDKATFTFEKGWAFPRRIYFNGDNCVMPPPDAYPWLPNASSRKHVSALVLTVTLFSALAILHGYL, from the exons ATGAGAATGCTTTATCAATTTTCCTTTCTGCTGCTTTTTCTGTTTTCTTCCACCTCCTTCACTCCAACAG AGGCCTATGATGCTCTTGACCCAAATGGGAATATCACAATCAAATGGGATATTATGAGCTGGACGCCTGATGGCTATGTT GCTGTTGTTTCAATCTTCAACTTCCAGCAATATCGTCACATTCAAGCACcaggatggacattaggatggaCATGGGCAAAGAAGGAGGTAATATGGAGCATGGTGGGAGGTCAAACAACAGAGCAGGGTGACTGTTCAAAATTCAAAGGAAACGTTCCACATTGCTGTAAGAAAAGACCAACAGTAGTGGATTTATTGCCAGGAACTCCTTACAACCAGCAGATTGCAAATTGCTGCAAAGGGGGTGTAATCAGCTCATTGGTGCAAGATCCATCCAAAGCAGTAAGTGCATTCCAGCTTAGTGTAGGTGCAGCTGGAACAACCAACAAGACAGTCAGGTTGCCTAAAAACTTCACTCTCAAGGCTCCGGGACCTGGTTATACGTGCAGCGCAGCAAAAATTGTCAAACCTAGTAAATTTTTTACAAGTGATAAAAGGAGAGTTACTCAAGCTTTGA TGACATGGAACGTTACATGCACATATTCGCAATTCCTGGCTCAAAAGACCCCTACTTGCTGTGTTTCACTCTCATCTTTCTACAATGATACGATAGTGCCCTGCCCAAAATGTGCCTGTGGCTGCCAAGGCAACAATATTTCATCAGGAGATTGTGTAGA TCCAAATGCACCACATTTAGCTTCAGTTGTTTCCAACTCAGGGAAAAACAGTCTTGCACCTCTTGTCCAATGCACAAGTCATATGTGTCCAGTCAGGATTCATTGGCATGTTAAACTTAACTACAGAGAGTACTGGCGGGTTAAGGTCACAATtacaaatttcaatttcaatatgAACTATTCACAATGGAACCTGGTTGTCCAACACCCAAACTTTAACAATCTGACGCGGATTTTCAGCTTTAACTATAAGGGGTTGACTCCATATTCAGTTATAA ATGATACAGCCATGCTATGGGGAATTCAGTACTACAATGATTTGCTCATGCAAGCTGGCCCTGCTGGTAATGTTCAGTCAGAACTGCTTTTCCAAAAGGATAAGGCAACTTTTACATTTGAGAAGGGTTGGGCTTTCCCTAGAAGAATCTATTTCAATGGTGACAATTGCGTCATGCCACCTCCAGATGCTTATCCATGGTTGCCAAATGCCAGTTCCCGCAAGCATGTCTCAGCCCTTGTGCTAACAGTTACTCTGTTTTCTGCATTGGCAATCTTACATGGATATCTATAA